The proteins below come from a single Candidatus Flexicrinis affinis genomic window:
- the modA gene encoding molybdate ABC transporter substrate-binding protein has product MRLPRSLAAILLLAASLSVVTGQSPRTLIVFAASSLTDAFEEIGATFETENPGVDVLFNFGGSSTLGAQLSEGAEADVFASANQRQMAAAQEAGRIAGEPRVFARNRLALIVPADNPAQIESLADLQNPGVVLVIAAEGVPVRDYTETMLTAMSADPAHGQMVVVGIRANVRSEEPNVRQVTAKVALGEADAGIVYSSDVTPDIRESVIQFEIPDAFNVIAEYPIAVVEGAGDAVLAQSFVEFVHSDAGQDTLERWGFVRGVPERRCWRLLFIPVCR; this is encoded by the coding sequence ATGCGCTTGCCGAGATCACTCGCCGCAATCCTGCTGCTTGCCGCAAGCCTGAGCGTGGTCACCGGCCAGTCGCCGCGCACGCTGATTGTGTTCGCTGCGTCCTCGCTGACCGACGCGTTCGAGGAAATTGGCGCGACCTTCGAAACCGAGAACCCCGGCGTCGATGTGCTGTTCAACTTCGGCGGTTCGAGCACGCTCGGCGCCCAACTGAGCGAGGGTGCCGAGGCGGACGTGTTCGCCAGCGCCAATCAGCGCCAAATGGCAGCTGCTCAGGAGGCGGGACGGATCGCCGGCGAGCCGCGGGTGTTCGCACGAAACCGGCTTGCGCTGATCGTCCCGGCCGATAACCCTGCACAGATCGAGTCCCTCGCCGATCTCCAGAATCCGGGGGTCGTGCTGGTGATCGCGGCGGAAGGCGTACCCGTGCGCGACTACACCGAGACGATGCTAACCGCCATGAGCGCCGACCCGGCCCACGGCCAGATGGTTGTCGTTGGAATCCGCGCTAACGTCCGCAGCGAAGAACCGAACGTCCGGCAGGTGACGGCCAAGGTCGCGCTCGGCGAGGCGGACGCCGGCATCGTGTATTCGTCAGACGTGACGCCCGATATCCGCGAGTCTGTCATTCAGTTCGAAATTCCAGACGCGTTCAACGTGATCGCAGAGTATCCGATCGCGGTGGTCGAAGGCGCTGGGGATGCGGTACTTGCGCAGTCGTTCGTCGAATTCGTGCACTCGGACGCCGGGCAAGATACGCTCGAGCGTTGGGGCTTCGTGCGCGGCGTACCGGAGCGGCGCTGCTGGCGGTTGCTGTTCATTCCTGTGTGCAGGTAG
- the modB gene encoding molybdate ABC transporter permease subunit has protein sequence MRWGQVGVYGAASLALGFLTIPVLALLLRGVQEQAWVGVPVDVLPPAIGLSFATTGVSLLLTAAFGTPLAFVLARSRFRLKRLVNTLVELPIVLPPAVAGLALLIAFGRRGVIGGVLDDAGIAIAFTTTAVILAQCFVAAPLYVRAAQVGFMSVPKEIEDAARVDGADGFMLFRLITLPLARRAIAAGLVLSWARALGEFGATLLFAGSLQGRTQTMPLLIYNIIERDIDAAIWTGIILIGLALVALAASQWLSPREHNDEPGYGVL, from the coding sequence ATGCGCTGGGGACAGGTCGGAGTATACGGTGCCGCGAGCCTTGCGCTCGGTTTCTTGACGATTCCGGTGCTGGCGCTGCTGCTGCGCGGCGTGCAGGAGCAGGCGTGGGTTGGTGTACCGGTCGACGTTCTGCCGCCGGCCATCGGGCTGAGTTTCGCGACGACCGGCGTGTCGCTGCTGCTGACGGCCGCGTTCGGGACGCCGCTGGCGTTCGTGCTGGCCCGCAGCCGCTTTCGTCTCAAGCGACTCGTCAATACGTTGGTCGAGCTGCCGATCGTGCTGCCGCCGGCAGTTGCCGGTCTCGCGCTGCTGATCGCGTTCGGCCGGCGCGGCGTGATCGGCGGGGTGCTCGACGACGCCGGCATTGCGATTGCATTCACGACCACCGCGGTTATCCTCGCGCAGTGCTTTGTCGCCGCGCCGCTGTATGTCCGTGCCGCGCAGGTCGGCTTCATGAGCGTGCCGAAGGAGATCGAGGACGCGGCACGTGTGGACGGGGCGGACGGATTCATGCTGTTTCGCCTGATCACGCTGCCGCTGGCACGGCGGGCGATTGCGGCGGGACTGGTGCTCAGTTGGGCGCGCGCGCTGGGCGAATTCGGCGCGACGCTGCTATTTGCTGGCAGCTTGCAGGGCCGCACGCAGACCATGCCGCTGCTGATCTACAACATCATCGAGCGTGACATCGACGCCGCGATCTGGACGGGCATCATCCTGATTGGGCTGGCGCTGGTGGCGTTGGCCGCTTCGCAATGGCTGTCCCCGCGAGAGCATAACGACGAACCCGGCTACGGAGTGTTGTAG
- a CDS encoding sulfotransferase family protein, producing MRKETPIYIVSGLPRSGTSLMMQMLEAGGVPVMVDSERPADESNPRGYYEYAPVKRLYAGDAAWLRGARGKAVKVVSALLSALPAIHTYRVIFMQRPLDEVLRSQSAMLTRLNRETAETDDRMLEDTERHLWAIDQWLSTQRGVSALHVGYHDVLADPRAQAEAVAKFLGLKPDIDAMVKVVDPALHRERSEPE from the coding sequence CTGCGCAAAGAAACCCCGATCTATATCGTCAGCGGGCTGCCGCGCTCCGGCACGTCGCTGATGATGCAAATGCTGGAGGCTGGCGGCGTACCGGTGATGGTCGACTCTGAGCGGCCGGCCGACGAGAGCAACCCGCGCGGCTACTACGAGTATGCACCGGTGAAGCGGCTGTATGCCGGCGACGCGGCGTGGCTGCGCGGCGCGCGCGGCAAGGCGGTCAAGGTGGTGTCGGCGCTGCTCAGCGCACTGCCGGCGATCCACACCTACCGCGTGATCTTCATGCAACGCCCGCTGGACGAGGTACTGCGTTCGCAGAGCGCGATGCTGACGCGGCTGAACCGCGAAACCGCAGAAACCGACGACAGGATGCTGGAAGACACTGAGCGCCACCTGTGGGCGATCGATCAGTGGCTGTCGACTCAGCGCGGCGTGTCGGCGCTGCATGTCGGCTATCACGACGTGCTGGCCGATCCGCGCGCGCAGGCCGAAGCGGTGGCGAAGTTCCTCGGCTTGAAACCCGACATCGACGCGATGGTCAAGGTGGTCGATCCGGCGCTGCACCGCGAACGCAGCGAACCGGAGTAG
- a CDS encoding helix-turn-helix transcriptional regulator, translating into MMPTPDELILALLCAQPQHGYAVAEAFADPERLGLIWDMSVSQVYKVLKRLEQAGLLDGTDIPVAAAPNRTEYRITAAGRDVLNKWLDEPNPSPSIRHVRVVFLSRMYAAHALQRPIAGIVQRQIQQCEQQRAVVAAEYEAAQTDPARWALGLHLHQIDAVLAWLSRLYAGHPVS; encoded by the coding sequence ATGATGCCGACACCGGACGAACTCATTCTGGCGTTGCTCTGCGCCCAACCGCAGCACGGGTATGCCGTCGCGGAAGCGTTCGCGGATCCCGAGCGGCTTGGCCTGATCTGGGACATGAGCGTGAGTCAAGTGTACAAGGTGCTGAAACGGCTCGAACAGGCGGGACTGCTCGACGGTACCGATATTCCAGTCGCTGCTGCGCCGAACCGAACCGAGTACCGGATCACCGCGGCCGGGCGCGACGTGCTGAACAAGTGGCTCGACGAGCCAAACCCGTCGCCCAGTATCCGGCACGTACGGGTCGTGTTTTTGAGCCGGATGTACGCCGCGCATGCTTTACAGCGTCCGATTGCCGGCATTGTCCAGCGGCAGATTCAGCAGTGCGAGCAGCAGCGTGCCGTTGTCGCCGCCGAATACGAAGCCGCTCAGACCGATCCGGCACGTTGGGCGCTTGGCCTGCATCTGCACCAGATCGATGCGGTGCTGGCATGGTTGAGTCGGCTCTATGCAGGTCACCCGGTTTCCTGA
- a CDS encoding cellulase family glycosylhydrolase: MRRLWIVLLLVVLGSLAVAQAPRGVPDARYARLARGINLPFWFWYGPGEQAGIEARYSDEEFSTLAAVGVTFVRIPINLPFVHDENAGDHLNAANVALLKTQVQRVLDAGLAAVVDIHTTDENQDGFSWWLENDPTFEAKFVAFWQDFAASMAATFSADDVFFEILNEPIFYDTPGDWPPIQAGLAAAIRTGAPDHTIIAGGARWNSYDTLMDLTPLADTNVIYTFHFYEPFAFTHQGATWAGPDVEPLGGIPYPSSPAIIAPLLNNYIGGARALLEDYGNANWNAAKVAGIIADAAAWASTNNVKLLAGEFGVLKTYAPKDDRAELIRDVRTALEANGIAWSMWDYDNSFGLFVRQDPAPPRIDPAIATALGLDPSAALAATPFLTATQAGFNDPADPLEPFKIKNVSDGDGAFCGLGGGYYDEQCALVLTGGPTQDVKVKLKWAGDALKLLGAGKGDAIQLVFDLLPATSFTNVNVKLSVTYTNGKSPSVTSHTFIDEVYDHWLNPQMLVTIASKKINAAKLVIKDRTSGGEVYIDRMNLILLQPPAARRVLGVPPAPEVFRHFSSRGS, encoded by the coding sequence ATGCGCCGTCTTTGGATCGTACTGCTTCTGGTTGTGCTGGGTTCATTGGCGGTCGCGCAGGCGCCGCGCGGTGTCCCCGATGCACGCTACGCCCGTCTTGCCAGAGGGATCAACCTCCCGTTCTGGTTCTGGTACGGACCGGGGGAGCAGGCGGGGATCGAGGCGCGCTACTCCGACGAGGAGTTCTCCACGCTGGCCGCGGTCGGCGTGACGTTCGTGCGCATCCCGATCAATCTGCCGTTCGTCCATGACGAAAACGCGGGCGATCATCTCAACGCCGCTAACGTGGCACTGCTCAAGACACAAGTTCAACGTGTGCTGGATGCCGGGCTGGCGGCGGTTGTCGACATTCATACGACCGACGAGAATCAAGACGGATTCTCATGGTGGTTGGAAAACGACCCGACGTTCGAAGCGAAATTCGTCGCGTTCTGGCAGGACTTCGCCGCCAGCATGGCCGCGACCTTCAGCGCCGACGATGTCTTCTTCGAAATCCTCAACGAGCCGATCTTCTATGACACGCCGGGAGATTGGCCGCCGATTCAGGCCGGACTCGCCGCGGCGATCCGTACCGGTGCGCCTGATCATACGATCATCGCCGGCGGGGCGCGCTGGAACAGCTACGACACGCTGATGGACTTGACGCCTCTGGCGGACACGAACGTGATCTACACGTTCCACTTCTACGAGCCGTTCGCGTTCACGCATCAAGGCGCGACATGGGCGGGTCCCGACGTCGAGCCGCTGGGCGGTATCCCGTATCCGTCCAGCCCTGCGATCATCGCACCGCTGTTGAACAATTACATCGGCGGAGCGCGCGCATTGCTGGAGGATTATGGCAACGCGAATTGGAACGCGGCCAAGGTCGCCGGCATCATCGCGGACGCGGCGGCGTGGGCGTCGACCAACAACGTCAAGCTGCTCGCCGGCGAGTTCGGCGTGTTGAAGACGTACGCGCCCAAGGACGACCGCGCCGAACTCATCCGCGACGTGCGGACGGCGCTCGAAGCCAACGGCATCGCGTGGTCGATGTGGGATTACGACAATTCGTTCGGGCTGTTCGTGCGGCAGGATCCGGCCCCGCCGCGCATCGACCCGGCGATTGCGACGGCGCTGGGCCTCGACCCGTCGGCGGCGCTGGCCGCAACCCCGTTTCTCACAGCGACGCAGGCCGGCTTCAACGACCCGGCCGACCCGCTCGAGCCGTTCAAGATCAAGAATGTCTCCGATGGGGATGGGGCGTTCTGTGGACTGGGCGGCGGGTACTACGACGAGCAGTGCGCGCTCGTGCTGACCGGCGGGCCGACCCAAGACGTCAAGGTCAAGCTCAAATGGGCGGGTGATGCGCTCAAGCTGCTCGGTGCGGGGAAGGGCGACGCGATTCAGCTCGTCTTCGACCTGCTGCCGGCGACATCGTTCACCAACGTGAACGTCAAGCTGTCGGTGACGTACACCAACGGCAAATCCCCGTCGGTCACGTCGCATACGTTCATCGACGAGGTGTACGACCATTGGCTGAACCCGCAAATGCTGGTGACCATCGCCAGCAAGAAGATCAACGCCGCCAAGCTGGTGATCAAGGATCGCACCAGCGGTGGAGAAGTGTACATTGACCGGATGAACCTGATCCTGCTGCAGCCACCGGCCGCGCGCCGTGTGCTCGGTGTACCGCCTGCGCCTGAAGTGTTTCGTCATTTCAGCAGCAGGGGTAGCTGA
- a CDS encoding CPBP family intramembrane metalloprotease — MIPLLPAVLLFAAMNAFNEELPMRTALLAPLRDAVGAHQAVLMTAALFGLWHFYGVPYGVLGVVMSAALGWFIGKCMVETDGLFWPWFIHFVQDIVIFSAIAIGSITPGG, encoded by the coding sequence GTGATTCCGTTACTGCCGGCGGTGCTGCTCTTCGCGGCCATGAACGCCTTCAACGAAGAACTGCCGATGCGTACGGCACTGCTGGCCCCGCTGCGTGACGCTGTCGGGGCGCATCAGGCGGTCCTGATGACGGCAGCACTGTTCGGCCTGTGGCACTTCTACGGCGTGCCCTATGGCGTGCTCGGCGTCGTGATGTCCGCCGCGTTGGGCTGGTTCATCGGCAAGTGCATGGTCGAGACCGACGGCCTGTTCTGGCCATGGTTCATCCACTTCGTGCAGGACATCGTGATTTTCAGCGCGATCGCGATCGGCAGCATTACGCCGGGCGGATGA
- a CDS encoding dual specificity protein phosphatase family protein, with protein MVSAVGQEVRSVLNKLVRFARKGFRILYRRLRDQGVRTTLVWVYGRGLSKLTGVPLLQYSRVTPQLYVGPQFNARGKRHLEAHGITASVNLRTEFDDAAHGLALDHYLHLPVVDDSAPTIEQFERGAAFIHEQIEAGRAVYIHCAGGVGRAPTIAAAYLISTGKSLDDALAAIRKVRPFVSITPPQMEQLRAYEAQLSEPEPAA; from the coding sequence ATGGTGTCCGCCGTTGGTCAGGAAGTACGATCTGTGCTCAACAAACTCGTCCGATTTGCCCGCAAGGGATTTCGCATTCTGTACCGTCGTCTGCGCGATCAAGGTGTGCGGACGACTCTCGTATGGGTATATGGACGCGGCCTATCCAAGCTGACCGGTGTACCGCTGCTGCAGTACAGCCGCGTGACTCCGCAGCTCTACGTCGGCCCGCAGTTCAATGCGCGCGGCAAGCGTCACCTCGAAGCCCACGGCATCACCGCGTCGGTCAACCTGCGCACCGAGTTTGACGACGCGGCGCATGGTTTGGCGCTGGATCACTACTTGCACCTGCCGGTGGTTGACGACTCCGCGCCGACCATCGAGCAGTTCGAGCGCGGAGCCGCGTTTATCCACGAGCAGATCGAGGCGGGACGGGCGGTTTACATTCACTGCGCAGGCGGAGTGGGGCGCGCGCCGACCATCGCCGCGGCTTACCTGATCTCGACCGGCAAGTCGCTGGACGACGCGCTGGCGGCGATCCGCAAAGTGCGGCCCTTCGTCAGCATCACGCCGCCGCAGATGGAACAGCTTCGCGCCTATGAGGCGCAGCTCAGCGAACCGGAGCCTGCCGCATGA
- the glnA gene encoding type I glutamate--ammonia ligase produces the protein MADYLVPAEAKASPDALLKWARANGIEEIDVRFPDIRGIIQHFSLPLGGVDVGNFEDGFGFDGSSIKGFQTIDKSDLVLFADLASAFVDPFMKRKTLAFYTDIYEPAGGPAYGRDPRAVAKRAEAYLKTTGIADSAYFGPEAEFFVFSNVRYKVDHNVSYYEVDSHEAFWNTDSPQPGMNYLNRLKEGYFPLPPLDKLQDLRAEMVATMIACGIDIEVHHHEVAAAGQCEIDMRFDSLTSMADKLTKYKYIVKNVAAAHGLIATFLPKPVFADNGSGMHVHQSLWKDGKPLFFGDGYANLSEIALHYIGGILKHAPAILAFAAPTTNSYRRLVPGYEAPVNLVYSNRNRSAAIRIPAYSKNPKAKRIETRFPDPMANPYYTFPALMLAGLDGIAHKIHPGEPADFDLFESHVKTPTVPGSLHGALDALEADHDFLLAGGVFTKDIIEGYIEYKRIHEADAVAMRPHPYEFVLYFDH, from the coding sequence ATGGCTGATTATCTCGTGCCGGCAGAGGCGAAGGCCTCGCCCGATGCGCTGTTGAAATGGGCGCGCGCGAACGGAATCGAGGAAATCGACGTTCGCTTTCCTGACATTCGCGGCATCATCCAGCACTTCTCGCTGCCGCTGGGTGGGGTCGACGTAGGCAACTTCGAAGACGGGTTTGGGTTCGACGGCTCGTCGATCAAGGGTTTTCAGACGATCGACAAGTCCGACCTCGTACTCTTTGCCGACCTTGCGAGCGCGTTCGTCGATCCGTTCATGAAGCGCAAGACGCTTGCGTTCTACACCGACATCTACGAACCTGCAGGCGGCCCGGCGTACGGCCGCGATCCGCGCGCCGTTGCCAAGCGCGCCGAAGCGTACCTCAAGACGACCGGTATTGCCGACTCGGCCTATTTCGGCCCGGAAGCGGAGTTCTTCGTCTTCAGCAACGTGCGTTACAAGGTCGACCATAATGTCAGCTACTACGAGGTCGACAGCCACGAGGCATTCTGGAACACGGACAGCCCGCAGCCCGGCATGAACTACCTGAACCGGCTGAAAGAAGGGTACTTCCCGCTGCCGCCGTTGGACAAGCTGCAAGACCTGCGCGCCGAGATGGTCGCCACCATGATCGCGTGCGGCATCGATATCGAGGTGCATCACCACGAAGTCGCCGCTGCCGGTCAGTGCGAGATCGACATGCGCTTCGACTCCCTGACGTCGATGGCCGATAAGCTGACCAAATACAAGTACATCGTCAAGAACGTCGCTGCCGCGCATGGCCTGATCGCGACCTTCCTGCCCAAGCCGGTGTTTGCGGACAACGGGTCGGGCATGCACGTGCATCAGTCGCTGTGGAAGGATGGCAAGCCGCTGTTCTTCGGGGACGGCTACGCCAACCTGAGCGAGATCGCGCTGCACTACATCGGCGGCATCTTGAAGCATGCGCCGGCGATCCTCGCTTTTGCCGCACCGACGACCAACAGCTACCGCCGTCTGGTCCCGGGCTACGAGGCACCGGTGAACCTCGTGTACAGCAACCGCAATCGTTCCGCCGCGATCCGCATCCCGGCCTACAGCAAGAACCCGAAGGCCAAGCGTATCGAGACGCGCTTCCCCGATCCGATGGCGAACCCGTACTACACGTTCCCGGCGCTCATGCTGGCCGGCTTGGACGGCATCGCGCACAAGATTCACCCGGGCGAGCCGGCCGACTTCGACCTGTTCGAGTCGCACGTCAAGACCCCGACCGTCCCGGGCAGCTTGCACGGCGCGCTGGACGCGCTGGAAGCCGATCACGACTTCCTGTTGGCGGGCGGCGTGTTTACCAAGGACATCATCGAAGGCTACATCGAGTACAAGCGTATTCACGAGGCCGACGCAGTCGCGATGCGCCCGCACCCGTACGAGTTCGTGCTGTACTTCGACCACTAG